In Amia ocellicauda isolate fAmiCal2 chromosome 16, fAmiCal2.hap1, whole genome shotgun sequence, the following proteins share a genomic window:
- the LOC136711905 gene encoding RNA-binding protein 44-like — protein sequence MTSQCCCFVAAKDQSVSENWFDAAEDLVPPSQGAPRQDRAGVQRQGREESVTCAEERPTGDDRGPSYHLCVRNLSEDVTEEALMSLFQKYQATGVWFTNVGNNAKVAIVTVGSARGAETAVQEMNGRAVQGRAIKVDGINKPPVAMQGSSRASRPSPPCPAAAAAKPFIRNLAKRIVVQETPTSSGTFAPPHYATLGSFDRLMAQLSQRHPEASRHRIVAALQELRARKEGFLSGLPLRDILEMTSDLLRGQATASARV from the exons ATGACCAGCCAG TGCTGTTGCTTTGTTGCAGCCAAAGACCAGAGCGTGAGCGAGAACTGGTTTGATGCAGCGGAAGACCTAGTGCCCCCCAGCCAGGGCGCCCCACGGCAGGACAGGGCCGGAGTCCAGCGGCAGGGCAGGGAGGAGAGCGTGACGTGTGCTGAAG AACGTCCCACCGGAGACGATCGCGGCCCGAGTTACCACCTGTGTGTCCGGAACCTGTCTGAGGACGTGACTGAG GAAGCGCTGATGTCGCTGTTCCAGAAGTACCAGGCGACGGGGGTGTGGTTTACCAACGTGGGAAACAATGCCAA GGTGGCCATCGTGACGGTCGGCAGTGCCAGGGGCGCCGAGACGGCCGTGCAAGAGATGAATGGCCGGGCAGTTCAGGGGCGGGCCATTAAAGTGGACGGCATCAACAAGCCCCCCGTGGCGATGCAGGGGTCCTCGAGGGCATCCAGGCCAAGCCCCCCCTGCCCGGCGGCAGCGGCTGCAAAG CCGTTTATCAGGAACCTGGCGAAGCGGATCGTTGTGCAGGAGACGCCCACGTCCTCGGGCACCTTCGCCCCACCGCACTACGCCACGCTGGGCAGCTTCGACCGGCTGATGGCGCAGCTGTCACAGCGGCACCCTGAGGCCAGCCGGCACCGCATCGTGGCGGCACTGCAGGAGCTCCGGGCACGAAAGGAGGGCTTCCTGAGCGGTCTGCCCCTCAGGGACATCCTGGAGATGACCTCTGACCTCCTCAGGGGACAGGCCACCGCCTCAGCCAGGGTCTAA
- the LOC136711906 gene encoding RNA-binding protein 44, whose product MALYLFDAHPTWTPAFLQGCRQGQVLLPPRSAALPLYVPLQGHPLAPEPGMGSFGVAPVDNVPFAIPFGQTHFCDMAALSWIDKEARKFHINRAVFDLVSPGGVLELTDPKLLGWYLSLAVEDRSLVQEEGGLLQFLQKHPALDVTRNCVYTKISGLYRTRRDHQDVPEMSSKLNKSRRPAFYSLSERRRCEHGFSLDAPKPGQSCPLPPPTLCLSEMERELLPRCIKQELNLSAPPRAPGSEAMVRGAGDTPLDFAERASAGEETLGRANTSLDVELELRGRETGVDECVPGPPGPSGAQAEQLSLDLEKETLPQYYSFSSSALDLTATRPGDWETEQCCGRVPAARHTMRQGGGGEAEVTDTSFTSSSLSSSSSSAALGASTDWPDEEQYLDCDFAGRVDASGDFEMEEPPASSRSTAQPIPRQAGDVASCAVPVGRDRRGVQTSDPSMGTRLGQWGGWALAEAELTRDASADPGELSCSQESFMSALPDDSLGVSPLAADGPGQEGERGTGEARGAFGTVPGLGAREGEEPGPVWSALQTSTEALAAPVTASQTGQDQVSRDTNAQPGPAHRRDVAVGTETPAKDRGTQTCPPTTAEKHVITDMYMSDLDYFVEEFLKLRAAEAELRELKDKAQSPAGGGLGTPGGCGSDCAQRAVKAELRLLALQYRLCEQHCWRLYYTAHEGALCSPGLPPPGSVLGALQGLCAQYREIRAQVQAGMSLDQLPPLSISCSCLVTERPYCPAQMMEEDSLLEEAPCGVEERCRGPVQHSAAETLQAAADGGAVSDPRFCSVCNFVPV is encoded by the exons ATGGCGCTGTACCTGTTCGACGCGCACCCCACCTGGACCCCCGCCTTCCTGCAGGGCTGCCGGCAGGGCCAGGTGCTGCTGCCGCCCCGGAGCGCCGCTCTGCCGCTGTACGTGCCCCTGCAGGGCCACCCGCTGGCCCCGGAGCCGGGCATGGGCAGCTTTGGCGTAGCGCCAGTGGACAACGTCCCATTTGCGATCCCCTTTGGGCAAACTCATTTCTGTGACATGGCTG CCCTGTCCTGGATCGATAAGGAGGCCCGGAAATTCCACATTAACAG GGCCGTGTTCGACTTGGTCTCACCGGGGGGCGTTCTAGAGCTGACCGACCCGAAGCTGCTGGGCTGGTATCTGTCCCTGGCCGTGGAGGACCGGTCTCTTGTGCAAG AAGAAGGTGGACTCTTACAGTTTCTGCAGAAGCACCCAGCGCTGGATGTCACAAGAAACTGTGTGTACACGAAGA tttcagGGCTGTACAGGACGCGGCGTGATCACCAGGACGTGCCGGAGATGTCCTCCAAGCTGAACAA ATCGAGAAGACCTGCTTTCTACAGCTTGTCTGAGCGGCGGCGCTGTGAGCATGGCTTTAGCCTGGACGCCCCGAAGCCCGGGCAGAGTTGCCCCCTGCCCCCGCCGACGCTGTGCTTGTCAG agatggagagagagctgCTCCCACGCTGCATCAAGCAGGAGCTGAACCTCAGCGCCCCCCCCCGAGCCCCTGGGTCAGAGGCCATGGTGCGGGGGGCCGGCGATACCCCACTGGACTTCGCCGAGA GGGCATCCGCTGGGGAGGAGACCCTGGGCCGGGCCAACACTTCTTTGGACGTGGAACTGGAGCTTCGCGGAAGGGAAACTGGGGTTGATGAATGCGTGCCGGGACCCCCTGGCCCGTCTGGAGCACAGGCCGAGCAGCTCTCTCTGGATCTGGAGAAGGAGACCCTGCCGCAGTACTACAGCTTTAGCAGCTCAGCACTGGACCTCACGGCCACCAGGCCCGGAGATTGGGAGACGGAGCAGTGCTGCGGGAGAGTTCCGGCCGCCCGGCACACAATGAGGCAGGGAGGAGGCGGCGAGGCTGAGGTCACGGACACGTCGTTcacctcttcctccctctcctcctcctcttcctcggcTGCGCTCGGCGCCTCCACGGACTGGCCCGACGAAGAGCAGTATCTGGACTGTGACTTTGCAGGCCGAGTCGATGCCTCAGGAGACTTCGAGATGGAGGAGCCCCCTGCCAGCTCTCGGAGCACTGCCCAGCCTATCCCCCGCCAGGCTGGCGACGTGGCATCCTGCGCGGTGCCCGTGGGGAGGGACCGCCGCGGCGTTCAGACCAGCGATCCTTCCATGGGGACTCGTCTGGGTCAGTGGGGCGGCTGGGCGCTAGCGGAGGCAGAGCTGACCCGGGATGCTTCAGCAGACCCAGGTGAGCTCTCCTGCTCCCAGGAGTCCTTCATGTCCGCGTTGCCGGACGACAGCCTGGGCGTGAGTCCACTGGCGGCGGACGGGCCAGGTCAGGAGGGTGAGAGGGGCACCGGTGAGGCTCGGGGGGCATTTGGGACAGTCCCTGGCCTGGGGGCGAGAGAAGGGGAAGAGCCTGGCCCAGTGTGGTCCGCGCTTCAGACGAGCACAGAGGCCCTCGCTGCCCCGGTCACCGCCAGCCAGACCGGGCAGGACCAGGTGAGCAGGGACACCAACGCACAGCCCGGCCCGGCGCACCGCAGGGACGTGGCTGTGGGGACAGAGACCCCGGCCAAGGACAGGGGCACCCAGACTTGCCCCCCCACCACAGCGGAGAAGCACGTCATCACAGACATGTACATGAGCGACCTGGACTACTTCGTGGAG GAGTTTCTGAAGTTGCGGGCGGCTGAGGCGGAGCTGCGGGAGCTGAAGGACAAAGCGCAGAG tcctgCAGGGGGCGGCCTGGGTACTCCGGGGGGCTGCGGCAGTGACTGTGCCCAGCGGGCGGTGAAGGCCGAGCTGCGCCTCCTGGCTCTGCAGTACCGGCTGTGCGAGCAGCACTGCTGGAGATTGTACTACACTGCGCACGAAGGCGCCCTCTGCTCCCCGGG GCTGCCCCCCCCGGGCTCTGTGCTGGGGGCTCTGCAGGGGCTGTGCGCTCAGTACAGGGAGATCAGGGCTCAGGTCCAGGCCGGGATGTCGCTGGACCAGCTGCCCCCTCTGTCCATCAGCTGCTCCTGCCTGGTCACCGAGCGGCCATACTGTCCAGCACAG ATGATGGAAGAGGACTCTCTGTTGGAGGAGGCGCCGTGTGG TGTGGAGGAGCGGTGCCGTGGGCCGGTTCAACACAGCGCCGCAGAGACCCTGCAGGCGGCCGCAGACGGGGGGGCAGTGAGTGATCCGCGTTTCTGTTCGGTCTGCAACTTCGTTCCTGTTTAG
- the pofut2 gene encoding GDP-fucose protein O-fucosyltransferase 2, which produces MAEAARCLCGRPRLALCVALLYWPAVAAQVTAEDGAFSAGQSVFSASAARDTRYLLYDVNPPEGFNLRRDVFIRMASLLKTLLRAQGGWVLVLPPWGRLYHWQSPDIHQVRIPWADFFTVDSLGANIPVIEYEQFLAESGGPFIEQVFVLQNYAEGWTDGKWDEKVDERPCIERLMYSKDKQGYYRGWFWGYEETRGLNVSCLSVQGHASILAPVLQGNTTARSVMVDRAETVLHDHYAGKDYWDTRRSMIFARHLRVVGDDFRAKYLDSTDERDQTVYSEDWTQMRAKLGSAQGGPYLAAHLRRKDFIWGHREDVPSLQGAVKKIRGIMKKHKLTRVFVATDADEEELAELKKLLPEMVQFEPTWEELELFKDGGVAIIDQWICAHARYFIGTSVSTFSFRIHEEREILGFDPKTTYNRFCGDEELDCEQPTHWKIVY; this is translated from the exons ATGGCGGAGGCTGCGCGGTGCCTGTGCGGGCGGCCTCGGCTCGCACTGTGCGTGGCTCTGCTCTACTGGCCGGCGGTCGCTGCTCAAGTCACGGCCGAAGATGGAGCCTTCAGTGCCGGCCAGTCCGTCTTCAGCGCCTCGGCAGCCCGGGACACACG GTACCTGCTGTACGACGTGAACCCCCCCGAGGGCTTCAACCTGCGGAGGGACGTGTTTATCCGCATGGCGTCGCTGCTGAAGACCCTGCTGCGGGCGCAGGGCGGCTGGGTGTTGGTGCTGCCGCCCTGGGGCCGCCTCTACCACTGGCAGAGCCCCGACATCCACCAGGTGCGCATCCCCTGGGCTGACTTCTTCACCGTGGACAGCCTGGGCGCCAACATCCCCGTCATCGAGTACGAACAGTTCCTCGCCG AGTCGGGAGGCCCTTTCATTGAGCAGGTGTTCGTCCTGCAGAACTACGCCGAGGGCTGGACTGACGGCAAGTGGGACGAGAAGGTGGACGAGAGGCCCTGCATCGAACGCCTCATGTACTCTAAGGACAAGCAGGGCTACTACAG GGGCTGGTTCTGGGGGTATGAGGAGACTCGGGGTCTCAACgtcagctgtctgtctgtccagggCCATGCCTCCATCCTGGCCCCGGTCCTGCAGGGGAACACCACGGCTCG gTCAGTGATGGTGGACAGAGCAGAGACCGTCCTCCACGACCACTATGCCGGGAAAGACTACTGGGAT ACCCGGCGCAGCATGATCTTCGCCAGACACCTGCGGGTCGTGGGAGACGACTTCCGAGCCAAATACCTTGACTCCACAGACGAGCGAGACCAGACCGTTTACAGCGAGGACTGGACACAGATGAGA GCGAAGCTGGGCAGCGCGCAAGGGGGCCCGTACCTGGCGGCCCACCTACGCCGGAAGGACTTCATCTGGGGCCACAGGGAGGACGTTCCCAGCCTGCAGGGCGCCGTGAAGAAGATCCGCGGCATCATGAAGAAGCACAAGCTGACCCGAGTCTTTGTGGCCACAGACGCCGACGAGGAAG AGCTGGCGGAGCTGAAAAAGCTGCTGCCGGAGATGGTGCAGTTCGAGCCCACGTGGGAGGAGCTGGAACTCTTCAAGGATGGAGGCGTGGCCATAATTGACCAATGGATCTGCGCACACGCCAG GTATTTCATAGGCACGTCTGTGTCCACGTTCTCCTTCCGCATCCACGAGGAGAGGGAGATCCTGGGCTTCGACCCTAAGACCACCTACAACCGCTTCTGTGGCGACGAGGAGCTGGACTGCGAGCAGCCCACCCACTGGAAGATCGTCTACTGA
- the LOC136711907 gene encoding calphotin, with protein MGLEEAAPARVLSRSLSAGHEVVRTPLPARVFWTEKDPGIPRDPSLPRWGGVVKKQEDPKPKTKEEGDKMVSEVRKPSVCGSIEKNELESLKKTLKLTDVNKADREGVTALHKACELGRKEMVLYLLEIGADTAAVDHFGHTPLRVAVKHRHFEIIQMLRREEAPVSIAPFKLGMELVSAVKKRDQDLLRAWSLAGVDMDQGNFEKCTAMKKAQQMQDPDLIRCLLDCGATPLSPVPVLEPLTTPAPAIPPPPVPAPPTMPPTETAPVTVPPPVPAPPTVPPTEMAPVTLPPPVPPPPTVPPTETAPVTLPTPVPAPVIVPPTEMAPVTLPPPVPPPPTVPPTETAPVTLPPPVPVPTTVPPTETAPVTLPTPVPAPVIVAPRERHEEEQVPRERHEEEAVLAVVLTEVQLSVAEEEQDAAPEETPAANLPSQQETQTAASEQPVEDEDPGQDGSEHHPADAAEVPSQARLSRWKRLSNFFLRLCCCREDVRE; from the exons atgggtttagaagaGGCAg CCCCTGCGCGCGTTCTGAGCCGTAGCTTGAGCGCCGGACATGAGGTGGTGCGGACGCCTCTTCCTGCGAGGGTCTTCTGGACAGAGAAGGACCCT GGCATCCCCCGGGACCCCAGTCTCCCACGATGGGGCGGCGTGGTGAAGAAACAAGAAGATCCCAAGCCAAAGACCAAGGAG gaggggGACAAGATGGTTTCTGAGGTCAGAAAGCCCTCTGTGTGTGGCTCAATTGAGAAGAATGAGCTTGAGTCACTAAAGAAGACGCTGAAATTG acggATGTGAACAaggcagacagagagggggtcACAGCGCTGCACAAGGCCTGCGAGCTGGGCAGGAAGGAAATGGTCCTGTACCTGCTTGAGATCGGGGCAGACACTGCTGCCGTCGACCACTTCGGTCACACGCCCCTGCGCGTGGCAGTCAAGCACAG GCACTTTGAGATCATCCAGATGCTGCGGAGGGAGGAGGCCCCCGTGAGCATCGCCCCCTTCAAGCTGGGAATGGAGCTGGTCAG TGCCGTGAAAAAGAGGGACCAAGACCTGCTGCGGGCCTGGTCCCTAGCTGGGGTAGACATGGACCAGGGGAACTTTGAGAAGTGCACGGCCATGAAGAAGGCTCAACAGATGCAGGATCCAGACTTGATCCGCTGCCTGCTGGACTGTGGAGCCACCCCactg AGTCCGGTTCCCGTCCTTGAGCCCCTGACCACGCCGGCGCCAGCGATCCCGCCCCCCCCTGTGCCTGCGCCACCGACCATGCCCCCCACTGAGACGGCACCGGTGACCGTGCCCCCCCCTGTGCCTGCGCCACCGACCGTGCCCCCCACTGAGATGGCACCGGTCACCCTGCCCCCCCCTGTGCCTCCGCCACCGACCGTGCCCCCCACTGAGACGGCACCGGTGACCCTGCCCACCCCAGTGCCTGCGCCAGTGATCGTGCCCCCCACTGAGATGGCACCGGTCACCCTGCCCCCCCCTGTGCCTCCGCCACCGACCGTGCCCCCCACTGAGACGGCACCGGTGACCCTGCCCCCCCCTGTGCCTGTGCCAACGACCGTGCCCCCCACTGAGACGGCACCGGTGACCCTGCCCACCCCAGTGCCTGCGCCAGTGATCGTGGCACCTCGAGAGCGCCATGAGGAGGAGCAGGTCCCCCGGGAGCGCCATGAGGAGGAGGCAGTACTAGCAGTCGTGCTGACGGAGGTTCAGCTGTCTGTGGCGGAAGAGGAGCAGGACGCAGCTCCTGAGGAGACGCCCGCAGCG AATCTTCCGTCACAGCAAGAGACCCAGACCGCAGCATCCGAGCAGCCCGTAGAGGACGAGGATCCTGGACAGGACGGCTCTGAGCATCACCCCGCAG atGCTGCGGAGGTGCCGAGCCAGGCCAGACTGTCCAGGTGGAAACGCCTTTCCAACTTCTTCCTCCGCCTGTGTTGCTGCAGGGAGGATGTGAGGGAGTAA